Sequence from the Magallana gigas chromosome 4, xbMagGiga1.1, whole genome shotgun sequence genome:
tgtgtgtgtgtgtgtgtgtgtgagagagagagagagagagagagagagagagagagagagagagagagagagagagagagagagattaactAGTAAAATGGATTtgtcattttcaatatatttattttcagatgATGTAATTAATTTGAAGATTGCATATCTGGAACATTTCCCATACAGTTGCAATGCAGTCTAGGCCAAGGGTTAGGtaggaaaatatttatttgaaatggatatgttattttaaaatccttGAAAACATTAGGAGAGAAGAATTAATAGAGCCAATATGTATGTTTATAGTTTCAAACAATAAGGggaggaaaatattttaattaatctaGTGTCTGAGAAGAgatcaatatttaattatataaatttagtCCTCAGCCAAAGAGTTTGTGTTTATAGTATTGTAGCTATGAATATCTGTAAGAAATCATCTGTGATTAACTTTTTgcaatattttccatttcaagGAACATGTTCATCTTAATTTTTGAAAGGGAGTTGGttcataattgtaaaaaattaattttatattttatagataCCAAATGtactattaaaaaaacattgaaaaacttttgaaaactATATCCCCGTGCAGCAAATTCTTATTTGGCATTCTGAGTTTTTGTTGTtctgtgtgtgtgttgggggagggggggggggggtaagaatATAAGTAAGAAATAACAATAATCTCTTAATTGAGCAAAAAATGtgtcatttgttaaaaaatgtgaGCTCAGGTTTATGTATttacagtttataaaatggCATTTGGTAGTAAAATGACGTAGACCGTCTCTTCTAAAGTTCCAAATCAATAAACACTGAGGTATTGATTTTATTACTGGTATGCCCACTGTGCATTATGCATTAGATGTCACTTTGTACAGTCTTGTACATAAGTTAAAACCTGTATCAGCTTTGattaaaaaagggggggggggtcgaagttttggTAGAATATAAGTTTTATGACTTAATATTTAGAACTTCTTGTATTGTTAAATAATGCTTTTTACAGAaacatgcacatacatgtactttataataACATGTTTTAGAGGCATATAAGAGTAAGAAATTACACTCTTAACTAGCGAGGATACTCGTAAAAGGAATGGGAAATGTATTTTCCGTGTATGttgaaataaacatttcttgtgtttgatgtaaaaaaatacaagaattATATACGGAATATGTTTGTTGATTTAAttcagtatttaacaaaaaagagggtaaaaaaattgattaattaataatCATTCTTGTTCTTCATAATTAATTAACTATATAGAAATTCGATAAACTCAAACATAATATGACAATAATTGTAAActacatatatattcaataaaaattggcaatatacatgtaccggtacatgtattttttctctgGCCACTAGCTAGCTACCACCAGGTTTGcccatttaaatattgtatacaaaattaatttacacagGTGAATCCCAATTATTAGATGTATAGGTAAATTGAAGGGTTTATGTTGTTAGTAGATACTAGggaaacatatattttaatattgatgaaTATTGACTGTAAAAATATGAGTGGTTTTGGTtctcttttattaaaatcaaattctttTACTTGATCATCATACATCATGCAAACATTTGAATATATTTGAATACACTGACAATTGGTagcattttttgacattttgaagcttagcactacaaaaaaaaaagaccattATCTGCTAATATCATTTCTAATACAATTTAATAGTTTTTTCAGAAGAGCTGTTTTGAATATAAAGCATACATTTTAACATAAGTAGGAGATTTTCTCTCACATTGTCTCATTTAATAATCAAACGGTAATGCAAGCTATATAATTAATCATTGTAAAGGTTATAAAAGCTATTACCATAGAGTGTTTAAAAGAACCCTTTTTCACTTATTTCATTAAGATGTAATATTTGTTATTCCTTACCTGTATGTGACTGAATCATTTCACCAgatccataattttttttttaatgaattataatggtAAAATTATACTTCAATGGATGTAAAGAGTTGTAAAGAATTTTTCCAAtgacatactacatgtagattaGACTTGTCACAATGTCACAATGTCACAATATGTTcatactaaacgagttttactgcaTTCTTTATTTGACAGTGGTGAGAGGTCCATGGCCCCAATGCTGTTCCCTGGGACAAATCCCAGCCTCCCCTCCCATATCCCCATACAAATGGCTGCTGCGCCAGCACAAGGATATGCTTCATCGATTGTGTCCACTGGACCATTTCCAACTGCGGTCATCCAGAACACAGGAAGCAGGCCTATGGATCCCCAGAATATTGGCTCTCGTCCAAGTCAGAACCTATTCCCAATCTCCTCCCATTCCTTGGGGCTTCAGGCCAATCAGACAGTGTTTCCACCACCCCTGGTCAGCCAGTCCTGTGGTTCTGGTGGGATTTGCTCCACGTCTTCGGGGAACCGCATAACACATACCACTGTGTTTCCCACCCTGGGGACAGGCGGAGGAATACGGCAGACAATCCCCACTCACTATTACGCCTCAGGGAGTGGTTCTCCACACCTTACTCTGCCAATGAGCCCAAATCTTTTACATATGTCAGGTATGCTACATGCTTACATAAGTCATAAAGAAGTGCATTGAGATAGTCTCCCTTTCTCCATAGACATGTAGTTAGTTCTGATAAACTTTATTTATCAAAAGATTAAGAAGCAGATAATCCTATAGTGGCTTATCTTAACCAGTGACAGCTGTGGCTCTATCTATTTGATATCTTGGTAAGATAATGTGTTAGTGTCACTGTGTCTTTTTTTACCATTAGGTGGAGGTATCCCCCAAAGTCCAGTCTTGGCATATCCAGGGACTCCATTTGTTATCAGTGGAGGAAGGAGCCCAGGAATTCCGGGaacaccccaccccccaggGCACATACAGCTCCTGCCACGACCCTCAGGAACCCTGAGCCCGAGTACCCCTCACATGCTGAGCCCCACCGCAGGGAATCCAAATATCAATGCtagtaagttttttttcaaaaatgacagAGACTAATATATTTATTAGGGTAGATGACCTGGGTCTATAACGTTATTGTCTTTTACTCTCACAATTTGTGGGTCTTACTTGCCAAAATTCTTAAAGAATGGTCAatacctttttttaaatcaaggaaAATTCTGGTCAATACATGCTACTGTACATGTAGTAGGTTTATATTTGCAGGTgttaatgcataacaaaaagaACTTATGATTAAATGAATACTAGCAGTTGTGTAATAGTAGTTTTCTGAAATGTTCAAAATGAAAGTATTGTGTATGTTTTggatttgtaaatttttcattattccTGTCATACATATTACAGGTGCTATCAGTCCTTGTGGAAGCTTTCCAGTATCCATGGCTGGGGGGTTAATTTTCTGTTCTCCTATGGTAGCCAGTACTTTACCTGTGACAACCACTGTAAGTTCCCCCCATAATACAATGCAAATGAACCAGGTCAAAGGTCGAATGGAGGAGCAGGCCACTGACCTGTCAATCAAACCTGGTGAAGAAACAGAAGGGGAAACTAAAAAGACAGAACATGTGAAAATTGAAGCAAAAGTTGAGGCAGAAAATGATAAACCGGTGGAAAAAGAGAAATATGTGAGAtttaaaaatatggattttGGGAGCTACAATGAAGGTAGGTCGAAGGGAATTTCTACTATGATATATGGGAGCAGTATTTAGATACAAAGGAAAAGATGACATCTAGTTTTGCTTTTCTTTAGATGGAGTGGCAGTTGAATATGATGGCTCTGATTTTGTGTGGGAGGAATACCTAGAAGACACAGGATCAGTTGCTGTTCCTAATGAAGCCTTTAAACATGTGAGTGCTTGGCACAGCACTAGGTTAATAAGATAATAAACTTTAGCCAGATGTCAATTTGTTCAAGGGttaaaaattttctatatacaattttaaaaaaatatttcctttacaACACATATGCTCTTTCAACATATATGTCACAATAGGACTAAATATAGTTTCATGTCTTGCTTTAGGTGGAGTATAGCTTAGAAAGTGGCTTTGTGAAGGGAATGAAGTTGGAGGTTCCAAACAAATGTAACATAGGGACTTATTGGGTGACCTCAGTCATCATGACGTGTGGACCGTTACTACGGTTACGGTTTGATGGTTATGAAGAGGATTCCTCTGCCGATTTTTGGTGTGACCTGATTTCATCAGAAATTCACCCAATTGGATGGTGTGCCCAAAATAATCAAGTTCTGCAACCTCCTGAAGGTGAGGCAGGATTGTTACTTATATTTTAAGAGTTGTATCCCATAGGCATTTTCTAGAGTCTTTTCCCTTTAGAATTTATAAAAGTAATGATAGACTTATCTGAGTTGCTTCTCTtagatttaattaaatatatatattttgttgtacCTTTTGAagaatttcttgttttttttttcctttataatcTGATCTTGTGAAATTGCAGCTATTAAAGACAAGTTTGAAGACTGGCGGGAGTTCTTAGTGAAATCCTTGACAGGAGCAAGAACTGCCCCATCATTTCTCTTAGACAAAGTAAATAACTCAGTATTGAATATGATggtgttttcttaaaattctcatacatgtacatgtacctttaaaatggtattttcaaaaaaaaattgtctgtttCCTCTAAatcttttgtataaataattcaaaagaATTATTTCTATTATCCTGCatgaaatgttaacatttaaaacaaatggattaaaatgtttattttcattcttcagaatactgaacatgaatatttatcaatgtacgattttgtaaaaataattatcattcgTATATTTACGTCTGAAAACCTCCTATCAGTCAACAGGAACTACTCCGGTGGACCAGTTAAAGCGAGGAATGAGGTTAGAGCTGCAGCATGCCATCAATCCCGTGGATGTGTGGCTAGTCAAAGTCATTGAGAACGTGGGTGGACGTCTTTATCTGCGCTTAGAGGGGGCGGAGTCTGGGTCACATGACTTCTGGCTCTTCTATTTAAACCACAGGATTCACCCCATTGGCTGGGCTAAGGCCAATGGCTACAAGTACAGTCCTCCACCTGGTATGTTCCTAGTCTGCTGTCCATCTTGtctgtatttgaaaaaatatgtcatCTGTAAAAAGAACAGAAGCAGTAAAGTGTTTAAGCTAGCTCAGCTAGACTATctgaaaaattgttgaaattttgtttgtgtttaCTCCCCTTTGTATGATAATGGAAAGTGTCTGATGTGAATTAGGATTATTCACtgcttatgtacatgtacaatgtgttTCGGCTTTGCAGAGTTGATAATGCAATTTCAAGAGGAAGTTGATTGGATGAAAGTTTTGGAAACGGCTTTAAGGGAATCAGAGAAAATGGTGCTACCTTTAGCCATATTTAAGGTACAAATTGTCTTGATACAAAAAGTGCTGTTTATGCTTTAATATGgcaatggatattttttttcattaaccagttgtgttaatttataatccttttttctgatataatattaaatgaaatccTGATAAAGAGACATGAAACCTTTTATACTTGTTTATGTATCAATTTTTGCACATTTAAGGTAGAACACGATAACAATTATATCAATGTtcatattggtaaaaaaaaaaaaaaatgatttctaaaCTTCTATGAACTTTTGCAGGACCAAGAAGAAATTCATGTCCACCGCTTTAAGAAAGGCTGGAAGTTTGAGGCGCTAAATCCTTTGACAACGAATCAGATCTGTCCAGCGACAGTGATTAGAGTGTTGGACTGTCGCTACTTTGTGGTGGAGATTGACAGTTTAACAGAGGATCCTTACCCAATCAGATTTTCATGCCACTCAAGGTCAAAGTTCATTTTTCCAAGTGGGTGGTGCAAGAAAAATGACATTGACCTTACCCCACCAAAAGGTAAATATTTTATCTGCAATATGCACATTTCTTCTtgtatttgtataaataatgtaaattccttatattacccGAGTACTTGATTCTGCGATCCCACTGTTTCGTATCAAATAGCGAGAATTTAAAATCGCAAACTGGAACTTttatccttatttcttatagttttcaacttaAGAAAATAAtggtgaaattttaaaatctgcgaagGGTGCTTCTCTCAAATTtatgcagatattaattcctcgcatttgATAAGGAATCTTCAGTATTGAATGACTTCATTTTCTAGGGTAAATCTCTACAGTTACaagtacaaaatacatgtatattattaattattttatcccatttggaatgtaaatccattgaaaattgtataaatatgcATTCTGTACATTTGATTCATTCTTAAAAAGGAtttgaaattcaattaaattgaatattttttaataaatgatcatttttaaatgaaattttattgaaatatgataCAGGTTGGCGCAAGAATGACTTTGACTGGCAAGAATACTTGACATTCTGCAATGCGACAGCAGCCCCTGAATTTATTGTGGTGTGTATCttatatttcattgatattgctttgctaattttgtttatacaatgcTATAGGCtactcattttgaaatttaatgcatttgCCATGTAGCTTTTTTTCTGTCAATGCAAGAAGAGATTTATCTACATCTGAATTATTTAGTAAGTAATGATGCATAGTATTTTCCTTTGATTATAGCCGCAGAGTGAAAACTTATTTGAGGTTGGAATGAAATTAGAAGCAGTGAATCCTGAGAATCCGAATCAGATTTGTGCTGCCACGGTAACCAGGGTCGCTTGCCCTTTGCTTTGGATTCACCTTGACAATAAGAGGAAATCAGCAAGCAGCCATATTGAACACATGCACTCTCATAAACTTTTCCCAGTCGGATGGTGTGCCAGCAATAATTACCCATTACAACCTCCAAAGAAAGCCCATAAAGCTGTAAAGACTGTCAATACAACAGACAGGTAAGATTATGAACCATTGTCTTTTTAATGGTATTGGTGATGTTTGTTAAAGTTTAGTTGGTGGTAGCAGGTGGTTGAAACTCATTGTTAA
This genomic interval carries:
- the LOC105335458 gene encoding scm-like with four MBT domains protein 1 isoform X2, yielding MQSRPRVSGERSMAPMLFPGTNPSLPSHIPIQMAAAPAQGYASSIVSTGPFPTAVIQNTGSRPMDPQNIGSRPSQNLFPISSHSLGLQANQTVFPPPLVSQSCGSGGICSTSSGNRITHTTVFPTLGTGGGIRQTIPTHYYASGSGSPHLTLPMSPNLLHMSGGGIPQSPVLAYPGTPFVISGGRSPGIPGTPHPPGHIQLLPRPSGTLSPSTPHMLSPTAGNPNINASAISPCGSFPVSMAGGLIFCSPMVASTLPVTTTVSSPHNTMQMNQVKGRMEEQATDLSIKPGEETEGETKKTEHVKIEAKVEAENDKPVEKEKYVRFKNMDFGSYNEDGVAVEYDGSDFVWEEYLEDTGSVAVPNEAFKHVEYSLESGFVKGMKLEVPNKCNIGTYWVTSVIMTCGPLLRLRFDGYEEDSSADFWCDLISSEIHPIGWCAQNNQVLQPPEAIKDKFEDWREFLVKSLTGARTAPSFLLDKSTGTTPVDQLKRGMRLELQHAINPVDVWLVKVIENVGGRLYLRLEGAESGSHDFWLFYLNHRIHPIGWAKANGYKYSPPPELIMQFQEEVDWMKVLETALRESEKMVLPLAIFKDQEEIHVHRFKKGWKFEALNPLTTNQICPATVIRVLDCRYFVVEIDSLTEDPYPIRFSCHSRSKFIFPSGWCKKNDIDLTPPKGWRKNDFDWQEYLTFCNATAAPEFIVPQSENLFEVGMKLEAVNPENPNQICAATVTRVACPLLWIHLDNKRKSASSHIEHMHSHKLFPVGWCASNNYPLQPPKKAHKAVKTVNTTDRKQVNLTDEAYSQSQQNEENCWCPKIYYNHKCFSGPYLSKGRIASLPKCVGPGPVGLVMKEVLTNLINVAYKSFRVLKELQLEGKPNPKMQQQTIKAKYKGKSYRAVVEICRDINGLENFCRHICKKLECCPNLISPHHYNENCPENCDQLTKTKYTQIFGKKVPGRVGRPPGGHSNLENGPKKPGKRGRKRKKLMVLDERGDNNERGDNNEREENSEEDRESVVSDTQTIASNDSNDPESRKFKRKYTHHIPPPSEIRTRGAKLPKYSFERKTHKKVLMPLSEMAEGSARQAARNHSFLTHKPMHVPSPEKKVKVDTLHLTSNPLKWSVNEVVKFLKTTECANLARICKEQDIDGQALLLLTLPAVQEFMDLKLGPAVKFCHQIERVKLAFFTQFAK
- the LOC105335458 gene encoding scm-like with four MBT domains protein 1 isoform X1; its protein translation is MQSRPRVSGERSMAPMLFPGTNPSLPSHIPIQMAAAPAQGYASSIVSTGPFPTAVIQNTGSRPMDPQNIGSRPSQNLFPISSHSLGLQANQTVFPPPLVSQSCGSGGICSTSSGNRITHTTVFPTLGTGGGIRQTIPTHYYASGSGSPHLTLPMSPNLLHMSGGGIPQSPVLAYPGTPFVISGGRSPGIPGTPHPPGHIQLLPRPSGTLSPSTPHMLSPTAGNPNINASAISPCGSFPVSMAGGLIFCSPMVASTLPVTTTVSSPHNTMQMNQVKGRMEEQATDLSIKPGEETEGETKKTEHVKIEAKVEAENDKPVEKEKYVRFKNMDFGSYNEDGVAVEYDGSDFVWEEYLEDTGSVAVPNEAFKHVEYSLESGFVKGMKLEVPNKCNIGTYWVTSVIMTCGPLLRLRFDGYEEDSSADFWCDLISSEIHPIGWCAQNNQVLQPPEAIKDKFEDWREFLVKSLTGARTAPSFLLDKSTGTTPVDQLKRGMRLELQHAINPVDVWLVKVIENVGGRLYLRLEGAESGSHDFWLFYLNHRIHPIGWAKANGYKYSPPPELIMQFQEEVDWMKVLETALRESEKMVLPLAIFKDQEEIHVHRFKKGWKFEALNPLTTNQICPATVIRVLDCRYFVVEIDSLTEDPYPIRFSCHSRSKFIFPSGWCKKNDIDLTPPKGWRKNDFDWQEYLTFCNATAAPEFIVPQSENLFEVGMKLEAVNPENPNQICAATVTRVACPLLWIHLDNKRKSASSHIEHMHSHKLFPVGWCASNNYPLQPPKKAHKAVKTVNTTDRKQVNLTDEAYSQSQQNEENCWCPKIYYNHKCFSGPYLSKGRIASLPKCVGPGPVGLVMKEVLTNLINVAYKSFRVLKELQLEGKPNPKMQQQTIKAKYKGKSYRAVVEICRDINGLENFCRHICKKLECCPNLISPHHYNENCPENCDQLTKTKYTQIFGKKVPGRVGRPPGGHSNLENGPKKPGKRGRKRKKLMVLDERGDNNERGDNNEREENSEEDRESVVSDTQTIASNDSNDPESRKFKRKYTHHIPPPSEIRTRGAKLPKYSFERKTHKKVLMPLSEMAEGSARQAARNHSFLTHKPMHVPSPEKKVKVDTLHLTSNPLKWSVNEVVKFLKTTECANLARICKEQDIDGQALLLLTYDLTCSSGVHGSQAWSSRQVLSPNTRILHSVCQIVDAQC